One Proteinivorax tanatarense DNA segment encodes these proteins:
- the pssA gene encoding CDP-diacylglycerol--serine O-phosphatidyltransferase, whose protein sequence is MFKRIIPSVFTLGNLVFGLIALYYTINGDPAGGAGFILVGTLLDGLDGKVARFLGVSSEFGKQLDSLADMVTFGVAPAIVAYELVLNSYGLYGLIICFAFPVAGAIRLARFNVTSEETPAGYFIGMPITIAGGILTVLVLFDFFPMLFILGAVLFLAYMMISSTKYPDFKTIGLPKWAQLSIVLLILLIVFYFKIPELIFLPITIYILIGLKERLQTIFQWYKRRKLCN, encoded by the coding sequence GTGTTTAAACGTATTATACCAAGTGTTTTTACTTTAGGTAATTTGGTTTTTGGGCTTATAGCGCTTTATTATACTATAAATGGTGACCCTGCCGGAGGAGCAGGTTTTATATTGGTGGGGACACTTTTAGATGGATTAGATGGTAAAGTGGCTCGATTTTTAGGAGTTAGTAGTGAGTTTGGCAAACAGTTAGACTCTCTTGCAGATATGGTTACATTTGGGGTGGCGCCAGCCATTGTAGCTTATGAGTTGGTATTAAACTCTTATGGACTGTATGGTTTGATTATATGTTTTGCCTTTCCAGTAGCTGGAGCTATCCGATTAGCCAGGTTTAATGTGACATCCGAGGAAACACCGGCTGGTTACTTTATTGGTATGCCTATTACAATTGCAGGAGGCATTTTAACAGTGTTAGTGCTATTTGATTTTTTCCCAATGCTATTTATTTTAGGAGCTGTACTTTTCTTAGCTTATATGATGATTTCTAGCACAAAATATCCAGATTTCAAAACAATAGGACTACCCAAATGGGCGCAGTTGTCAATAGTGCTACTAATACTATTGATTGTATTTTACTTTAAAATTCCTGAACTGATTTTCCTGCCCATCACAATTTATATTCTTATAGGTTTAAAAGAGCGACTACAAACTATTTTTCAGTGGTATAAAAGAAGAAAACTTTGCAATTAG
- a CDS encoding protein arginine kinase codes for MSLMGFIDKNLSFWTQEKKGRENEVVLSSRIRLARNIDLIPFPFLADNNDQAKVVELVKGAMKNQKEFSYLSRNSLNLEDRQALMEKHLISMQLVKENKNSGLWINADESASIMVNEEDHIRIQVLLPGFNLENARGKANDLDDLLEQKLDYGFNEKKGYLTSCPTNVGTGLRASVMVHLPGLVITKQINKVLTAVSQLGLAVRGIYGEGSDAAGNILQISNQVTLGQKEEEIIDNIKRVTKQIIDHEHNARQWLLNEKKIEVKDKVHRAYGVLSNAYTISSKEALELLSQVKLGIDLQLLDKERAQIFKELIVLIRPGYLQKLYGQKLDEKQRDIKRAEVIRERLKN; via the coding sequence ATGTCTTTAATGGGATTTATAGATAAAAATTTAAGCTTTTGGACTCAGGAAAAGAAGGGCCGTGAAAATGAAGTGGTTCTTAGTAGTAGAATTAGGCTAGCCCGCAACATCGATCTTATACCATTTCCTTTTCTGGCAGACAATAACGACCAAGCCAAAGTTGTTGAATTGGTAAAAGGCGCTATGAAAAATCAAAAAGAATTCTCTTACTTAAGTAGAAACAGCCTAAACTTAGAAGACCGACAAGCTTTAATGGAAAAACACTTAATTAGTATGCAACTAGTTAAAGAGAATAAAAATAGTGGTTTATGGATTAATGCTGATGAATCTGCAAGTATAATGGTTAATGAGGAAGATCATATTAGAATACAGGTGCTTTTACCGGGTTTTAATCTAGAAAACGCTAGAGGAAAAGCTAATGATTTGGACGATCTTTTGGAACAAAAATTAGATTATGGTTTCAATGAAAAGAAAGGTTACCTGACTTCATGCCCTACAAATGTGGGGACGGGACTTAGGGCATCTGTTATGGTTCATTTGCCAGGGTTAGTTATTACTAAACAAATAAACAAAGTTTTAACTGCGGTTTCTCAACTGGGGTTAGCGGTTAGAGGCATATATGGCGAAGGTTCTGATGCAGCTGGAAATATTCTTCAGATATCAAATCAGGTAACCTTAGGACAAAAAGAAGAAGAAATAATTGATAACATAAAAAGAGTTACTAAGCAGATTATTGATCATGAGCATAATGCTAGACAATGGCTCCTAAATGAGAAAAAAATAGAGGTTAAAGACAAAGTGCATAGGGCTTATGGAGTGCTCTCTAATGCATATACGATCTCCTCTAAAGAAGCACTAGAGTTGCTGTCACAAGTAAAGCTTGGGATTGATTTGCAACTACTAGATAAAGAAAGGGCACAAATATTTAAAGAACTTATTGTTCTTATAAGGCCAGGATATTTACAAAAGTTATATGGACAAAAGTTAGACGAAAAGCAGCGAGACATAAAAAGGGCTGAAGTTATAAGAGAAAGGCTTAAAAACTAA
- the disA gene encoding DNA integrity scanning diadenylate cyclase DisA produces MQALRTPDDNFLKTLKLVAPGTKLREGLENVLRAKTGALIVIGESPQLQEIVSGGFFINSDFSPANLYELAKMDGAILLSYDAKKILYANTQLIPDSKILSTETGIRHRTAERVARQTGELVISISQRRNTITLYKGYVKYALKDISVILNKANQAIQTLDKYRSVLEQSLVNLSALEFEEMVNVVDVVNVLQRYEMVLRIVTELGKYIVELGDEGRLIKMQLEELISNVKEEGYLVIKDYMVNKETTDPNEILKSMSQLTSEELLELTNISKVLGYGVSVGALEQPVKSKGHRILNKIPRLPMPVIENAVNSLGGLQNILLASIEELDEVEGIGEVRARAIKDGLRRLQQQVLLDRHV; encoded by the coding sequence ATGCAAGCTTTAAGAACTCCAGATGATAATTTTTTAAAAACATTAAAATTAGTAGCTCCAGGTACTAAGTTAAGGGAAGGGCTTGAAAATGTTTTAAGGGCAAAGACTGGAGCCCTAATAGTTATCGGAGAAAGTCCTCAGCTCCAAGAAATTGTAAGTGGTGGTTTCTTTATCAATAGTGACTTTTCTCCTGCCAATCTTTATGAACTGGCAAAGATGGATGGGGCAATTTTATTGAGTTATGATGCTAAAAAAATTCTTTATGCTAACACTCAACTAATTCCCGACTCTAAAATTTTGTCTACAGAAACAGGGATTAGGCACCGAACTGCAGAGAGAGTAGCTAGGCAAACTGGAGAGTTGGTTATATCTATATCTCAGCGTAGAAACACTATTACCCTATATAAGGGGTATGTAAAATATGCACTAAAAGATATCAGCGTTATTCTAAATAAGGCAAATCAAGCTATACAAACCCTTGACAAGTATCGATCTGTTTTAGAACAAAGCTTGGTTAATTTAAGCGCTTTAGAGTTTGAAGAAATGGTAAATGTAGTAGATGTTGTTAATGTGTTACAAAGATACGAAATGGTATTAAGGATAGTAACAGAACTAGGAAAATACATTGTAGAGTTAGGAGACGAGGGCCGTCTTATAAAGATGCAGTTAGAGGAGTTAATTTCTAATGTTAAAGAAGAAGGCTATCTTGTCATAAAAGATTATATGGTTAATAAAGAAACTACAGATCCTAATGAGATATTAAAAAGTATGTCTCAATTAACTTCTGAAGAGCTTTTAGAGTTAACCAATATCAGCAAAGTGTTAGGTTATGGAGTAAGTGTGGGAGCCTTAGAGCAGCCAGTAAAATCTAAAGGACATAGGATTTTAAATAAAATCCCCCGTTTACCTATGCCTGTAATAGAAAATGCCGTTAATTCCCTTGGTGGCTTACAAAATATATTGTTAGCTTCGATTGAAGAGTTGGATGAGGTAGAAGGGATCGGAGAAGTAAGGGCTAGGGCTATAAAAGATGGATTGCGCAGGCTACAGCAGCAAGTGCTTCTAGATAGGCATGTTTAG
- a CDS encoding amino acid ABC transporter ATP-binding protein, which translates to MIKIDNLNKWFGKLHVLKDINLDIKEQEVVVIIGASGSGKSTLLRCINLLEQYQKGDITIKGETLGNGENINQIRQKVGMVFQRFNLFPHKSVIENVMEGPTQVKGTNKEEAELIAKELLAKVGLDDKSYQYPAQLSGGQQQRVAIARSLAMEPEIMLFDEPTSALDPELVGEVLQVMKDLAKEGMTMAVVTHEMGFAKEVADRVVYIDEGKIIEEGTPQQIFDNPREERTQEFLSKIL; encoded by the coding sequence TTGATTAAGATTGATAATTTAAATAAGTGGTTTGGAAAGCTGCATGTACTTAAAGACATAAACTTAGATATCAAAGAGCAGGAGGTAGTAGTAATTATAGGTGCCAGTGGCTCGGGGAAAAGTACACTTCTACGTTGTATAAACTTACTGGAGCAATACCAAAAGGGAGACATAACAATTAAAGGAGAAACTTTAGGAAATGGAGAAAATATCAACCAAATTAGGCAAAAAGTAGGGATGGTGTTTCAACGTTTTAACTTATTTCCTCATAAATCAGTAATTGAAAATGTAATGGAAGGTCCTACTCAAGTAAAAGGAACTAATAAAGAAGAAGCTGAGTTGATTGCTAAGGAATTATTAGCAAAAGTTGGTCTTGATGATAAATCCTATCAGTATCCTGCTCAACTTTCGGGAGGCCAGCAACAAAGAGTGGCAATTGCCCGCTCATTGGCGATGGAGCCAGAGATTATGCTATTTGATGAGCCTACCTCAGCCTTAGATCCTGAACTGGTAGGTGAAGTTTTACAGGTAATGAAAGATTTAGCTAAAGAAGGAATGACAATGGCTGTTGTAACCCATGAAATGGGATTTGCAAAGGAAGTAGCAGACAGAGTTGTTTATATTGATGAAGGGAAAATAATAGAAGAAGGAACTCCACAACAAATTTTTGACAACCCAAGAGAAGAAAGAACACAAGAATTTTTGAGTAAAATATTATAG
- a CDS encoding UvrB/UvrC motif-containing protein: MVCQECKKRQASVHFTKIINGEKIEMKLCENCAEQRGDLDFGGQQPFSVHQLLAGLLDLEELSGTKGDSPATYSGICNNCGLTEMQFAKIGRLGCTQCYETFGNRLNPLLKRVQGRSNHNGKVPKRTGGDIKLKREIEKLREKLNRCVIEENFEDAAVYRDKIKDLESQLNKGGE, from the coding sequence ATGGTATGTCAAGAGTGTAAAAAAAGACAGGCTTCAGTACATTTTACCAAGATAATTAATGGTGAGAAAATTGAAATGAAACTTTGTGAAAATTGTGCGGAACAAAGAGGCGATTTAGATTTTGGTGGCCAACAGCCCTTTTCTGTACATCAACTTTTAGCAGGACTTTTAGACCTTGAAGAGCTATCTGGCACAAAGGGAGACTCGCCAGCTACCTATTCTGGTATTTGCAACAACTGTGGATTAACAGAGATGCAATTTGCTAAAATTGGCAGGCTTGGCTGTACCCAATGTTATGAGACCTTTGGCAATAGGTTAAACCCGCTTTTAAAAAGAGTACAGGGACGTTCTAACCATAATGGGAAAGTTCCAAAACGAACAGGTGGAGATATTAAATTAAAAAGGGAGATTGAAAAACTTAGGGAAAAATTAAATCGTTGTGTTATAGAAGAAAATTTTGAAGATGCAGCTGTTTATAGGGATAAAATCAAAGACTTAGAATCTCAGCTTAACAAAGGGGGGGAATAA
- a CDS encoding acetamidase/formamidase family protein, protein MKTKTINNFSTSNSPIASLNLGEKVIVEVLDKFNGQLTYNNENISSLKADKLNPATGPFYIRNTYPEEILVVNIHQLTAESIGVSTVFPDLGVLGEKIEKPESFFYNLDFNTIGIEEGKIEFTPFISIIGTTPNKLISTGVPANHGGKVDCPNLKQGCKILLPIFQEGSLLALGGIKAMQGFGQVAGTGIECGGEIAFSCNKTTIEALKTPMVISEEGYEILASHYNLEKAIHMATEQWCYLLEDICGFSFPKSYHYLSIASNLSIVQLVNPNVTVSLSIHKSIILDKLKLFFSLLDK, encoded by the coding sequence ATGAAAACAAAAACAATAAATAACTTTTCAACTTCAAACTCACCTATAGCCAGTTTAAACTTAGGAGAAAAAGTCATAGTAGAAGTGTTAGATAAATTTAATGGACAGCTAACTTATAATAATGAGAATATTTCAAGTCTCAAGGCAGATAAACTCAACCCTGCTACTGGTCCATTTTACATAAGAAATACTTACCCAGAAGAAATACTGGTGGTTAATATTCATCAATTAACCGCTGAGTCAATTGGGGTATCTACTGTTTTCCCAGACTTGGGAGTTTTAGGAGAAAAAATAGAAAAACCTGAAAGCTTTTTTTACAACTTAGACTTTAATACAATAGGGATAGAGGAAGGTAAGATAGAATTTACACCCTTTATTTCAATAATAGGAACAACACCTAATAAACTAATAAGTACAGGGGTGCCAGCCAATCACGGAGGAAAAGTAGATTGTCCTAATTTAAAACAAGGCTGTAAAATTTTATTACCTATATTTCAGGAGGGGAGTTTACTGGCTTTAGGTGGGATCAAAGCTATGCAAGGTTTTGGTCAGGTTGCAGGTACTGGTATAGAGTGTGGAGGGGAAATTGCCTTTAGCTGTAACAAAACTACAATAGAAGCGTTGAAAACCCCTATGGTGATATCAGAAGAAGGTTATGAAATATTGGCAAGCCATTATAATTTAGAAAAAGCTATACACATGGCTACTGAGCAGTGGTGCTATTTATTAGAAGATATTTGTGGTTTTTCTTTTCCAAAGTCATACCATTACCTAAGTATTGCTTCAAACTTAAGTATAGTTCAATTGGTAAATCCTAATGTTACTGTATCTTTAAGTATTCATAAGAGCATTATATTAGATAAGTTAAAATTATTTTTTTCTTTACTTGACAAGTAA
- the radA gene encoding DNA repair protein RadA has product MAKKKTYFMCQECGHESIKWVGKCPGCHQFNTMVEEIKTKNDNSHLNLSKDIKIYNINTIASDEKSRIKTGSTELDRVLGGGLVAGSLVLLGGDPGIGKSTLLLQSAHSISERKKTYYLSGEESPQQIKLRASRLGVSSKNLYVLSETDIDMLTHLVEREPPQVLIVDSIQTVFKSSLESAPGSVAQVRECTNTLMKLAKKSGIPIFIVGHVTKEGGIAGPRVLEHMVDTVLYFEGDRHQSFRILRGVKNRFGSTNEIGVYEMVQEGLREVLNPSELFLSQRPIEGPGSIATASMEGTRPILVEIQGLITATNFSTPRRMTNGVDYNRVSLLMAVLEKRVGLFLNNHDAFVNVAGGVKIEEPAVDLAISLAIASSFKEKPINKHWLAIGEVGLTGEVRSVNQIDQRLKEGQKLGFDKALIPHNKNIPDLDGIKVYPIKTVQEGINIVLGGD; this is encoded by the coding sequence ATGGCAAAAAAGAAGACTTATTTTATGTGTCAAGAGTGTGGTCATGAATCTATTAAATGGGTGGGTAAGTGCCCTGGTTGTCACCAATTTAATACAATGGTGGAAGAGATAAAAACGAAAAATGATAACTCCCATTTAAATTTATCAAAAGATATAAAAATTTATAACATAAATACAATAGCATCTGATGAAAAAAGTCGTATTAAAACTGGCAGTACAGAACTAGATAGGGTTTTGGGTGGTGGATTAGTAGCTGGATCACTAGTGCTTTTAGGTGGAGATCCTGGTATAGGAAAATCAACTCTTTTGCTACAATCGGCCCATAGCATTTCTGAGAGGAAAAAAACGTATTACTTATCTGGCGAAGAGTCGCCTCAACAAATTAAACTACGAGCAAGTAGGCTAGGCGTCTCTTCAAAAAATCTATATGTCTTGTCCGAAACTGACATTGATATGTTAACTCACCTTGTAGAAAGAGAGCCACCACAAGTTCTTATAGTAGATTCCATTCAGACGGTTTTTAAAAGTAGCTTAGAATCAGCACCTGGAAGTGTTGCTCAAGTGAGGGAATGCACAAACACCCTGATGAAGCTTGCTAAAAAAAGCGGAATTCCAATCTTTATTGTAGGTCATGTTACAAAAGAGGGTGGTATAGCAGGACCTAGGGTGCTTGAACATATGGTAGATACTGTGCTTTATTTTGAGGGAGATCGCCATCAATCTTTTAGGATTTTGAGAGGAGTTAAAAATCGTTTTGGCTCTACAAATGAAATTGGAGTTTATGAGATGGTTCAAGAGGGCCTTAGGGAAGTGTTAAATCCTTCAGAGTTATTTTTATCACAACGGCCTATAGAAGGGCCTGGCTCTATTGCTACTGCCTCTATGGAAGGAACTAGACCTATATTAGTTGAAATACAAGGTTTGATAACAGCCACAAACTTTTCAACTCCACGAAGAATGACTAATGGAGTAGACTATAATAGAGTTTCGCTACTAATGGCTGTACTTGAGAAGAGAGTGGGTTTGTTTTTGAATAATCATGATGCTTTTGTAAATGTAGCCGGTGGAGTTAAAATCGAAGAACCTGCTGTTGATCTAGCTATTTCCTTAGCAATTGCTTCATCTTTTAAAGAAAAACCTATAAATAAACACTGGCTTGCAATAGGCGAAGTAGGGTTGACAGGCGAGGTACGTAGTGTTAATCAAATAGATCAAAGACTTAAAGAAGGTCAAAAGCTAGGGTTTGATAAAGCCTTAATACCTCATAATAAGAATATTCCCGATTTGGATGGTATAAAGGTTTATCCTATAAAAACTGTACAAGAAGGTATAAATATAGTGTTAGGAGGTGATTAG
- a CDS encoding DUF1573 domain-containing protein: MKDNKELDCHKFQLKVNDLLIRHRSILDILTKYQESNSRVNRSVAKTVTNCGCLKITATKKEIPQEASLKELKNYTETHVKGGLCDNCREIVEMELGNNIFYLAALCDILGLDLQNVLEQEYKKIATLGRFNLS, from the coding sequence ATGAAGGACAACAAAGAGTTGGATTGTCATAAATTTCAACTTAAAGTAAATGACCTGCTTATCAGGCACAGAAGCATCTTGGATATATTGACTAAGTATCAGGAATCTAACAGCAGAGTAAACCGGTCTGTTGCCAAAACAGTTACAAATTGTGGATGTTTAAAAATAACTGCAACTAAAAAAGAAATACCCCAAGAAGCTAGTTTGAAAGAATTAAAGAATTATACTGAAACCCATGTTAAAGGTGGTTTATGTGATAACTGTCGTGAAATAGTTGAAATGGAGCTAGGTAATAATATATTTTATTTGGCAGCGCTTTGTGATATTTTGGGATTAGACTTACAAAATGTTTTAGAACAAGAATACAAAAAAATAGCTACTTTGGGTCGCTTTAACTTAAGTTAG
- a CDS encoding CtsR family transcriptional regulator: MASVAGRVENYILDLLNKNHVAVFKRNEMAIILNCAPSQINYVLQTRFSTEKGYKVESQRGGGGFIRITKISSKGQTVLEEISHMLEKGVTEKQSKNIIARLVEQGIFTQREGNILVEATAASTLDLPLPIRDIIRGKILKSAIVYVCKLS, from the coding sequence ATGGCAAGTGTTGCGGGAAGGGTAGAAAATTATATTTTAGATCTATTAAATAAAAATCATGTGGCAGTTTTTAAACGAAATGAAATGGCGATAATTTTAAACTGTGCACCATCCCAAATAAACTACGTATTACAAACTAGATTTTCAACTGAAAAAGGATATAAGGTTGAAAGTCAGCGGGGTGGGGGAGGGTTTATAAGGATAACAAAAATTTCCTCTAAAGGACAAACTGTATTAGAGGAAATCTCACATATGCTAGAAAAGGGAGTTACAGAAAAACAAAGCAAAAACATTATAGCAAGGCTTGTAGAGCAGGGTATATTTACCCAGAGGGAAGGCAACATATTAGTAGAAGCTACTGCTGCCTCTACTTTAGATCTTCCATTGCCAATTAGAGATATTATAAGGGGTAAAATCTTAAAAAGTGCTATTGTATATGTTTGTAAACTTAGTTAG
- a CDS encoding ATP-dependent Clp protease ATP-binding subunit — MFARFTQRARQVLALAQEEARNFKHPVVGTEHILLGIIDEGQGIAAKVIKNLNIQKESVKKEINSLAGTGNEVKEGPIGYSPRSKMVIELASQEAREMGHGYVGTEHLLLGLIKEGEGIAAKVLTSLGVDLEKAKEMVIKALGEYEKGLNGNSQMPKSNMHQKVKRGSGNIDSFGRDLTDEAEQQKLDPVIGREKEIERVVQVLSRRTKNNPCLIGEPGVGKTAIAEGLAQKIVEGDVPETLKNKRVVILELASIVAGTKYRGEFEDRLKNLIEEVKNAGDIILFIDELHTIVGAGGAEGAIDAANIVKPALARGQLQTIGATTLDEYRKHIEKDAALERRFQPITVGEPTKEEAVAILKGLRDKYEAHHRVKISDEALESAVKLSDRYITDRFLPDKAIDLIDEAASKLRLTTFTAPPELKELEQQLEDLSKEKDSAVKNQEFEKAAELRDKEGEIKDKLNSLKENWEHKQVSDKYTVTEEEIAQVVSIWTNIPVQKLAEEETQKLLRLEEELHKRVIGQQEAVKAVAQAVRRARAGLKDPKRPIGSLMFLGPTGVGKTELARALAEVLFGEDDAMIRIDMSEYMEKHTTSRLIGSPPGYVGYDEGGQLTEKVRRKPYSVILLDEIEKAHPEVFNVLLQVLDDGRLTDGKGRTVDFRNCVIIMTSNVGASLIKEGPRVGFKPQSQEDKHQEMEDKINDELKKTFRPEFLNRLDETIVFHSLDKEHIKEIVKLLFKKFNNRVKDYGVTLEATESLYEHLAKEGYDPSYGARPLKRAIQRWVEDSLSEEILKGDIKKEDNVLVDYDGEKVIFTKKS, encoded by the coding sequence ATGTTTGCAAGGTTTACTCAAAGGGCAAGACAGGTATTAGCGTTGGCCCAAGAAGAAGCGAGAAATTTTAAACATCCGGTAGTGGGCACAGAGCACATCTTGCTAGGGATTATAGATGAAGGTCAAGGGATTGCTGCTAAGGTGATAAAAAACTTAAATATCCAAAAGGAATCAGTAAAAAAGGAAATAAACTCTCTGGCTGGAACTGGAAATGAAGTAAAAGAAGGGCCTATAGGTTACTCACCACGGTCTAAGATGGTTATAGAATTAGCATCTCAGGAAGCTAGAGAAATGGGGCATGGGTATGTAGGCACTGAGCATCTCCTCCTAGGCTTAATAAAAGAGGGTGAAGGAATCGCGGCAAAAGTGTTAACGTCTTTAGGGGTGGACCTAGAAAAAGCTAAGGAAATGGTTATTAAAGCCTTAGGAGAATATGAAAAAGGTTTAAATGGCAATTCCCAAATGCCTAAAAGCAACATGCATCAAAAAGTAAAAAGGGGAAGTGGAAACATCGATAGCTTTGGGAGGGATTTAACCGATGAAGCTGAACAGCAAAAGCTAGACCCTGTTATAGGAAGAGAGAAGGAGATAGAAAGAGTAGTTCAAGTGCTTAGCAGAAGGACTAAAAACAATCCCTGCCTTATTGGTGAACCTGGAGTGGGCAAAACAGCTATTGCCGAAGGGCTTGCTCAAAAAATAGTAGAGGGGGATGTACCTGAAACTTTAAAAAACAAAAGAGTGGTGATTTTAGAGCTTGCTTCCATTGTTGCAGGGACTAAGTATAGGGGGGAATTTGAAGATAGACTTAAAAACCTAATAGAAGAAGTAAAAAATGCAGGAGATATAATTCTGTTTATAGATGAACTTCATACAATTGTTGGAGCTGGTGGAGCAGAAGGGGCGATTGATGCAGCTAACATTGTAAAGCCAGCATTAGCTCGTGGTCAATTGCAGACAATAGGAGCTACAACTCTAGATGAGTATCGTAAGCATATAGAAAAAGATGCGGCATTAGAAAGAAGGTTTCAGCCAATTACCGTAGGAGAACCAACAAAGGAAGAGGCGGTGGCTATACTAAAAGGGTTGAGGGATAAATATGAGGCACACCATAGAGTTAAAATTAGTGATGAAGCGTTAGAAAGTGCGGTAAAATTATCTGATAGATATATAACTGATAGATTTTTGCCAGATAAAGCCATTGACCTAATTGATGAAGCAGCATCGAAATTGCGATTAACTACCTTTACCGCTCCTCCAGAGTTGAAAGAGCTTGAGCAACAGTTAGAAGACTTATCCAAAGAAAAGGATTCTGCTGTTAAAAATCAAGAGTTTGAAAAAGCTGCAGAATTAAGGGATAAAGAAGGTGAAATTAAAGATAAATTAAACTCTTTAAAAGAAAATTGGGAGCATAAACAGGTATCGGATAAGTACACAGTAACAGAAGAGGAAATTGCTCAAGTTGTTTCAATATGGACAAATATCCCTGTACAAAAGCTGGCTGAAGAAGAAACTCAGAAATTGCTCAGGTTAGAGGAGGAGCTTCACAAACGTGTCATAGGCCAACAAGAGGCTGTTAAGGCAGTAGCCCAAGCTGTAAGAAGAGCTAGGGCAGGCTTAAAAGACCCTAAAAGGCCTATTGGTTCGCTGATGTTTTTGGGACCAACGGGGGTAGGTAAAACGGAGCTAGCAAGAGCATTAGCAGAAGTGCTATTTGGAGAAGATGATGCTATGATAAGAATAGATATGTCTGAGTATATGGAAAAACATACAACCTCACGACTTATAGGCTCACCGCCAGGATATGTAGGTTATGATGAAGGTGGACAGTTGACAGAGAAGGTGAGGAGGAAGCCATACTCTGTTATTCTTCTTGATGAGATAGAAAAAGCTCACCCTGAAGTATTTAACGTGCTACTACAAGTATTAGATGATGGTAGGTTAACAGATGGGAAAGGCAGAACTGTTGACTTTAGAAATTGTGTGATAATAATGACCTCAAATGTTGGGGCAAGCCTTATAAAAGAGGGGCCTAGGGTTGGCTTTAAGCCGCAAAGTCAAGAGGATAAGCACCAGGAAATGGAAGATAAAATAAACGATGAGTTAAAAAAGACTTTCCGTCCTGAATTTTTAAATAGATTAGATGAAACTATAGTCTTTCATAGTTTAGATAAAGAACATATAAAAGAGATAGTAAAACTCCTATTTAAAAAATTTAACAATAGAGTAAAAGATTATGGCGTAACCTTAGAAGCTACTGAAAGTTTATATGAGCATCTGGCAAAGGAGGGCTATGATCCCTCATATGGTGCTAGGCCTTTGAAAAGGGCTATACAAAGGTGGGTAGAAGATAGTTTATCTGAAGAAATTTTAAAAGGAGATATCAAAAAAGAAGATAATGTTTTAGTTGATTATGATGGAGAAAAGGTGATTTTTACAAAAAAAAGCTAA
- a CDS encoding amino acid ABC transporter permease yields the protein MISDLVNSVQEWFSFLIGSFTLYPDAIIITFQITAIGILLGTVLGLIFAFLKISKYKALNIIANVYISIIRGTPLLLQIIVFYNVIRIVINFGRVEAAALALAVHNGAYIAEIFRGSIESISKGQMEAARSLGMTHWQAMRRIILPQAFKRAIPPLANQFSIALKDSSLATVIGVREILQVTRTHVASSYELRFYLTAGLIYWVLTTVITYIVRILEKKFFSNER from the coding sequence TTGATTTCTGATTTAGTTAATTCAGTACAAGAATGGTTTTCTTTTTTAATTGGAAGCTTTACTTTATATCCTGATGCTATTATTATAACTTTTCAAATAACAGCTATTGGAATTTTGCTTGGAACAGTATTAGGGCTAATTTTCGCATTTTTAAAAATATCAAAGTATAAGGCTTTAAACATCATTGCTAATGTTTACATAAGTATTATACGAGGGACGCCTTTATTGTTACAAATTATAGTATTTTATAATGTTATAAGAATCGTAATCAATTTTGGTCGTGTAGAGGCTGCTGCTCTAGCATTAGCTGTTCATAATGGAGCATATATAGCAGAGATATTTAGAGGTTCTATCGAATCCATATCAAAAGGGCAGATGGAAGCTGCTCGCTCCTTAGGCATGACTCATTGGCAAGCTATGAGAAGAATAATTTTGCCACAGGCTTTTAAACGCGCTATTCCACCACTTGCAAACCAGTTTAGTATAGCTCTAAAAGACTCATCTTTAGCTACGGTAATTGGAGTACGTGAGATTTTACAAGTTACAAGGACACATGTAGCAAGTTCTTATGAACTCAGATTTTATTTAACTGCAGGTCTTATATACTGGGTGCTAACTACTGTAATAACTTATATAGTTCGAATTTTGGAGAAAAAGTTTTTTTCTAATGAAAGGTAG